The proteins below are encoded in one region of Vanessa tameamea isolate UH-Manoa-2023 chromosome Z, ilVanTame1 primary haplotype, whole genome shotgun sequence:
- the LOC113404180 gene encoding inositol polyphosphate-4-phosphatase type I A-like, producing the protein MRFNKQELAALASQTSQSFDREGVMVLREKQDGFFRRSEGCSLRWFRLRGNLLFYLKGPEPWHEPVGIIVLGHHQVKVQTQDENGYWPFQIVWENGISYRMATFHEADRTLWLSAIKMAPYDVVNAQIIALKEKLNKIRAVTDITTYRLQKGIVLDTNEVPLCELALSCDNLLCDAHGRPPSPLIVVYVKYSKGLCVKYGTTEIVETCSNPSFSKTVLFRASDGLTRDAIVRIVVYDVKERVSETAVPMGFTSLQLSTIQEAQRLRVGLVTRDNKTIGFVTINGWSLEPSYIGTSPSHANDRNCIDVPQKVLCHRRSQSLPPRLGLKLKFPSYGNLLKQNFVNSHQVTYRFHSGLGGDITVHEIMAEPKLCYQMPMQVLDIYIQREKELLEELLSVGDVCGHWKSKQLGLASTHVSLLKHYCHSKRCLHQAEHAYFKASSKKDDSSLEFAPINLHLQRMWVYNDTLNKTGFHDVITAGAFAAHTHKAERTGGLIRLVQQVKDISNTKAALNYAAANKIQAEYDNVVALIRLRDEISTDMDRIVVLLQAVQRDEVMNIAEVIKTKFKVMLELWRPAVVEESLAIIGWAKHSCSDDSENQTMSTLVRLTEQLSLFDANSDCDTFEASSSSSSKETSPTVDFASFPSSSYICSNNCQKLDKDLNNHGSELQFYNDYFNSEERNRLNHSFRSVRSPTRPKLNDTHSFSFDSKRTRHGSLRHDFKSTASLEQVSYRCLMESLSGIDKKKNTDLKDSSSLPSIGQIDSTTRENNLAFLKGIGADVEATIHLVLETSTMLAEGSEDITEDDLECLRSQTEDFKLTAESLARWSRVAHAALRLRCESPTWAREHAALQTRRDTCFSQALTTLTAGLLCWFCSMPSDIIVKVLTSELGPLCGFEGLLSLYSTEKAMWGDMVVAVEDLQTVVFTLTKVGHSNMAIPQVTGTRGALTVYIPVSDSLYNKFTNKQHLSFTITAVFFNIGVNEKATLAEALGETTPQYHSNNDNLDRVYKYYHKYNKVFPADPLAPNRASSRTKPLEEVMENLRIAVHKKVPKNIEVLHLAALATRLMNGIRYTSCKSAKDRTGMSVTLEQCTILASEYHLAEHEMKKALNIMRSEGCRRENTYKNIGIRKFAFTKKQVMSLPEEYRPPPGTYGSTQT; encoded by the exons ATGAGGTTTAATAAGCAAGAGCTAGCTGCATTAGCTTCGCAGACTTCTCAAAGTTTCGATCGCGAAGGGGTCATGGTGCTGAGGGAAAAGCAAGACGGATTTTTTCGCCGTTCAGAAG GTTGCTCCTTACGCTGGTTTCGTCTCAGAGGcaaccttttattttatttaaaaggtccTGAGCCATGGCATGAACCAGTCGGTATAATTGTCTTAGGTCATCATCAAGTTAAAGTACAGACTCAAGATGAAAATGGATACTGGCCATTTCAAATAG TGTGGGAAAACGGAATTAGCTATAGAATGGCCACATTCCATGAAGCTGACCGTACATTATGGTTGAGCGCTATAAAAATGGCACCATATGATGTTGTAAATGCACAAATAATTGCACTTAAAGAGAAACTTAACAAAATAAGGGCAGTTACTGATATAACAACATATAGATTGCAAAAAGGGATTGTATTAG ATACAAATGAAGTACCGCTGTGTGAGCTAGCTCTGTCTTGTGATAATCTTTTATGTGATGCACATGGTCGACCACCGTCACCACTTATTGTAgtttatgtcaaatattctAAAGGCCTTTGTGTCAAATATGGAACAACAGAGATTGTAGAG ACTTGCAGTAATCCCAGTTTTTCGAAGACTGTATTGTTTCGTGCTAGTGATGGATTAACTCGAGATGCAATAGTTAGGATAGTCGTATACGACGTTAAAGAGAGAGTTTCAGAAACAGCTGTACCAATGGGTTTCACTTCTTTGCAACTGAGTACTATACAG gAAGCTCAAAGATTACGAGTGGGTCTTGTTACCCGTGACAACAAAACTATTGGATTTGTGACAATAAATGGATGGAGCTTAGAACCTTCGTATATTGGAACCAGTCCAAGCCATGCAAATGATAGAAATTGTATAGACGTCCCACAAAAAGTTCTATGTCACCGACGTTCACAGTCACTGCCTCCTAGGCTCggtttgaagttgaaatttccatcTTATGGAAACCTTTTAAAACAGAATTTCGTCAACAGCCATCAAGTTACATACAGGTTCCATTCCGGCCTAGGAGGAGATATAACAGTTCACGAAATAATGGCTGAACCGAAACTGTGTTACCAAATGCCGATGCAAGTGTT agatATATACATCCAACGAGAGAAAGAGCTCTTGGAAGAGCTCTTATCTGTGGGAGATGTCTGTGGACATTGGAAAAGTAAGCAGTTGGGATTAGCGAGCACACATGTATCGTTATTGAAGCATTACTGCCATTCTAAGAGGTGCTTACATCAAGCTGAACATGCATACTTCAAAGCAAGTTCTAAGAAAG ACGATTCAAGCTTAGAATTCGCTCCAATAAACCTGCACCTTCAAAGAATGTGGGTATACAACGATACCTTGAACAAGACTGGGTTTCATGACGTCATCACAGCGGGTGCGTTTGCTGCGCACACGCATAAAGCTGAACGTACTGGCGGTTTAATTAG ACTCGTACAACAAGTGAAAGACATAAGTAATACGAAGGCAGCATTGAACTACGCGGCCGCGAATAAGATTCAGGCTGAATACGATAACGTTGTGGCGCTGATAAGATTGCGAGACGAAATTTCGACTGACATGGACCGGATAGTTGTTCTCTTACAAGCCGTTCAAAGGGACGAAGTCATGAATATAGCCGAGG ttattaagactaaatttaaAGTCATGCTCGAACTATGGAGACCCGCTGTCGTCGAGGAATCACTGGCAATTATTGGATGGGCCAAACATAGTTGCAGCGATGACTCGGAAAATCaa ACAATGTCAACGTTAGTTCGTCTCACGGAACAGTTGAGTCTCTTCGACGCGAATTCAGATTGCGATACATTCGAAGCGTCCTCCAGCTCTAGCTCCAAAGAGACGTCGCCCACAGTCGATTTCGCCTCGTTTCCATCGAGCTCCTACATATGTTCGAATAATTGCCAGAAACtcgataaagatttaaataatcacGGGAGCGAGTTGCAATTCTATAACGATTATTTCAACAGTGAAGAGCGTAATAGATTGAATCATTCATTCAGATCGGTCCGTTCACCGACGAGGCCGAAATTGAACGACACTCATAGTTTTTCATTCGATTCAAAAAGAACGAGGCATGGGAGTTTGAGACATGATTTTAAAAGTACCGCATCTTTGGAGCAAGTATCGTATCGATGTCTCATGGAGAGTCTGAGTGGAATTGATAAGAAAAAG aATACTGACTTGAAGGATTCTTCATCTCTACCGAGTATAGGCCAAATAGATTCGACGACGCGAGAGAATAATCTGGCCTTTCTGAAAGGCATCGGTGCTGATGTCGAGGCGACTATTCATTTAGTTCTAGAAACATCTACCATGTTGGCTGAAGGTTCTGAAG ATATAACGGAAGATGATCTCGAGTGTCTCAGGAGCCAGACAGAGGACTTCAAATTGACGGCGGAGTCCTTGGCACGCTGGTCGCGTGTTGCTCACGCAGCTTTGCGACTCAGATGCGAATCACCCACATGGGCTCGTGAGCATGCTGCCTTGCAGACTAGACGAGACACGTGTTTCTCACAAGCG CTCACAACGCTAACAGCGGGCTTGCTCTGTTGGTTCTGTTCAATGCCCAGCGATATAATCGTGAAGGTGTTAACTTCTGAACTCGGTCCACTATGTGGTTTCGAAGGTCTTTTAAGCCTTTATTCCACCGAGAAAGCGATGTGGGGTGATATGGTCGTGGCTGTTGAGGATCTCCAAACAGTTGTCTTTACATTGACAAAAGTTGGACACAG TAATATGGCTATACCTCAAGTGACTGGAACAAGAGGTGCGTTAACAGTCTACATACCCGTCTCAGATTCCCTCTACAATAAATTTACGAATAAGcag CACTTAAGCTTTACAATAACGGCAGTATTTTTCAATATCGGTGTAAATGAAAAAGCAACGCTCGCTGAAGCTCTAGGCGAAACTACACCACAGTATCACTCAAATAACGACAACTTGGAtagagtttataaatattatcacaagTATAATAAAGTGTTTCCGGCTGATCCACTGGCTCCTAACCGAG CTTCATCAAGAACCAAGCCTTTAGAAGAAGTAATGGAAAATTTACGCATTGCTGTTCATAAGAAAGTTCCTAAGAATATAGAAGTACTGCATCTAGCTGCGTTAGCAACAAGACTTATGAATG GAATACGATATACATCGTGTAAAAGTGCAAAAGATAGAACTGGAATGTCAGTAACGTTAGAACAATGCACGATACTGGCCTCCGAATATCATTTAGCAGAACACGAAATGAAAAAGGCACTCAATATAATGAGAAG tgAAGGGTGTCGACGAGAGAACACATACAAGAATATCGGCATTAGAAAGTTCGCGTTTACAAAAAAGCAAGTGATGTCACTTCCTGAGGAATACAGGCCGCCACCTGGTACTTATGGTTCAACTCAGACTTAA
- the LOC113404213 gene encoding probable NADH dehydrogenase [ubiquinone] 1 alpha subcomplex subunit 12, giving the protein MIIKLLALDKWARLVKIIFKNGGPIKSIFKLWRTDTLKDGKFVGYDSYGNKYYENPNYMLGRSRWVEYNPAVKWDYDASQVTAEWFGWLHYKTDQVPCEDCAKYCLMSCCYVHKWLLPHSENFSGTDQAFYPYSTTRKRIYVWDGKSSCSRLSH; this is encoded by the exons ATGATTATAAAGCTTTTAGCGCTTGATAAATGGGCTCgtctagtaaaaataatatttaaaaatggcggTCCAATTAAGTCAATTTTCAAATTGTGGCGGACAGATACCCTAAAA GACGGCAAGTTCGTAGGATATGATAGTTacggaaataaatattatgagaaCCCAAACTACATGCTCGGGCGTAGTCGCTGGGTCGAGTATAACCCTGCTGTAAAATGGGACTACGATGCTAGTCAG GTGACCGCAGAGTGGTTCGGCTGGTTGCATTACAAAACAGATCAGGTGCCATGTGAGGACTGCGCTAAGTATTGCCTCATGAGCTGTTGCTACGTACATAAATGGTTGCTTCCTCACTCGGAGAATTTTAGTGGAACTGATCAAGCATTCTATCCCTACAGTACTACTAGAAAACGCATCTATGTTTGGGacg GTAAAAGTTCATGTTCGCGTCTAtcacattga